Proteins from one Microcoleus sp. bin38.metabat.b11b12b14.051 genomic window:
- a CDS encoding type II toxin-antitoxin system PemK/MazF family toxin codes for MAASSDYRLGSIWLVTFDPSVGTEIRKTRPAVIISGTAFNQRSKVTVLPITSAVPNEGLRAVVLPVIPSTLNGLSAESFIVCVDPMTFDKRRLVRCLGQLELQQISEIQLILARYLDIED; via the coding sequence ATGGCAGCAAGCAGCGATTACCGACTGGGAAGCATCTGGCTTGTAACTTTCGATCCGTCAGTTGGTACAGAAATCCGTAAGACTCGACCAGCGGTAATTATTTCAGGAACTGCTTTTAATCAACGCAGCAAGGTCACTGTTCTACCCATCACTTCTGCTGTTCCCAACGAGGGTTTACGAGCTGTTGTTTTGCCTGTGATTCCTTCGACTCTCAATGGTCTGAGTGCCGAGAGTTTTATCGTGTGTGTCGATCCGATGACGTTTGATAAACGCAGACTTGTGCGCTGTCTTGGGCAATTAGAGTTGCAACAAATATCCGAAATTCAACTGATTTTGGCTCGATATTTAGATATTGAAGATTAG
- a CDS encoding RNA ligase family protein: MTRVQLAYPKIRDSKNCPNEQCVAFEKYDGTNLHWVWEIELGWYAFGTRRSRFDLDEMGIAEFNAAHPGLEAAPEIFKRDFASPLESIFREKEQYHCAEITVFTEFFGANSFAGMHQKDDRKQLVLFDVKTDRGMVIPDRFIQDFGKLNIARVIYRGKLTGKFMDDLRKGKYGVDEGVVCKGGRNANNLWMVKIKTDAYMQRLQQAFKDDWEKYWE; this comes from the coding sequence CCTAATGAACAATGTGTAGCTTTTGAGAAGTACGATGGTACTAATTTGCATTGGGTTTGGGAAATTGAACTTGGTTGGTATGCTTTTGGTACGCGCCGCAGTAGATTTGATTTGGATGAGATGGGAATTGCAGAATTTAATGCTGCACATCCAGGTTTAGAAGCAGCACCCGAAATATTTAAAAGAGACTTTGCTAGTCCGTTAGAGTCTATATTTCGAGAAAAAGAACAGTATCACTGCGCTGAAATTACTGTGTTTACAGAGTTTTTTGGTGCTAACTCGTTTGCGGGAATGCACCAAAAGGACGATCGCAAACAACTGGTGCTTTTTGATGTGAAAACCGATCGCGGTATGGTTATTCCCGATCGGTTTATTCAGGATTTTGGTAAATTAAATATTGCGCGAGTGATTTATCGCGGCAAACTGACGGGCAAGTTTATGGACGATCTTCGCAAGGGGAAATATGGTGTAGATGAAGGTGTTGTGTGCAAGGGAGGCCGCAATGCTAATAATTTGTGGATGGTGAAGATTAAGACTGATGCGTATATGCAGAGATTGCAGCAAGCTTTTAAGGATGATTGGGAAAAATACTGGGAGTAA
- the kaiC gene encoding circadian clock protein KaiC, with translation MNEISQTVQPEGLVTAGVEKIRTMIEGFDDISHGGMPVGRTTLVSGTSGTGKTLFAVQFIYNGITHFDEPGVLVTFEESPTDIIKNACSFGWNLARLIDEGKLFILDASPDPEGQDIVGNFDLSALIERIQYAIRKYKAKRVSIDSVTAVFQQYEAASVVRREIFRLVARLKQVGATTVMTTERVEEYGPVARFGVEEFVSDNVVIVRNVLEGERRRRTIEILKLRGTTHMKGEYPFTMTNDGINIFPLGAMRLTQKSSNVRVSSGDKTLDEMCGGGFFKDSIILATGATGTGKTLLVSKFLQNACMNGNRALLFAYEESRAQLFRNAYSWGIDFEEMEHKGLLKLLCTYPESAGLEDHLQTIKSEIAEFKPSRIAIDSLSALARGVSNNAFRQFVIGVTGFAKQEEITGFFTNTSDQFMGSHSITDSHISTITDTIIMLQYVEIRGEMSRAINVFKMRGSWHDKGIREYTITERGPQIKDSFRGYERVISGSPTRISVNEKSELSRILQGVQGQDDDM, from the coding sequence ATGAATGAAATTAGTCAAACGGTGCAACCAGAAGGATTGGTAACGGCAGGCGTTGAAAAAATTCGCACGATGATCGAGGGTTTCGACGACATCAGTCACGGCGGAATGCCAGTAGGCAGAACTACCCTAGTCAGCGGCACGTCAGGAACGGGTAAAACTTTATTTGCCGTACAATTTATCTATAACGGAATCACCCATTTTGACGAACCCGGAGTGCTCGTTACTTTTGAAGAATCTCCGACAGATATTATTAAAAATGCTTGCAGTTTTGGTTGGAATCTGGCACGGTTAATCGACGAAGGTAAGCTATTTATTTTGGACGCTTCCCCCGACCCAGAAGGTCAGGATATTGTGGGAAACTTCGATCTATCTGCTTTAATTGAGCGCATTCAGTACGCCATTCGCAAATACAAAGCCAAGCGCGTTTCTATCGATTCAGTGACAGCCGTATTTCAACAGTACGAAGCTGCATCTGTGGTGCGCCGAGAAATCTTTCGCTTAGTTGCGCGCCTCAAACAAGTAGGTGCAACTACGGTTATGACTACCGAACGGGTTGAAGAATACGGCCCGGTGGCGCGGTTTGGAGTGGAAGAGTTTGTGTCGGATAATGTTGTGATTGTTCGCAACGTTTTAGAAGGCGAACGCCGCCGCCGCACCATCGAAATTTTGAAGTTGCGCGGTACAACTCACATGAAAGGTGAATATCCTTTTACCATGACCAATGATGGCATTAATATTTTCCCGTTGGGGGCGATGCGATTAACTCAAAAGTCTTCTAACGTGCGGGTTTCTTCCGGCGATAAAACTCTCGACGAGATGTGCGGCGGCGGTTTCTTTAAAGACTCGATTATTTTGGCTACCGGCGCGACGGGAACCGGCAAAACCCTATTGGTGAGCAAGTTTTTGCAGAATGCTTGTATGAACGGCAATCGGGCCCTACTTTTTGCCTACGAAGAGTCGCGGGCTCAGTTGTTCCGCAATGCCTATTCTTGGGGCATTGATTTTGAGGAAATGGAACACAAAGGACTGCTGAAACTGCTGTGTACTTACCCGGAATCTGCGGGTTTGGAAGACCATTTGCAGACGATTAAATCAGAAATTGCTGAGTTCAAACCTTCTCGAATAGCGATCGACTCGCTGTCGGCTTTAGCTAGGGGTGTCAGCAATAATGCTTTCAGGCAATTTGTGATTGGGGTAACAGGTTTTGCGAAGCAGGAAGAAATCACCGGCTTTTTCACGAATACCAGCGACCAGTTTATGGGTTCTCATTCGATTACAGACTCTCATATTTCTACGATTACTGATACGATTATCATGCTTCAGTATGTAGAGATTCGAGGCGAAATGTCGCGGGCAATTAATGTGTTTAAGATGCGCGGTTCGTGGCACGACAAAGGGATTCGAGAATACACGATTACTGAAAGAGGCCCGCAAATTAAAGATTCGTTCCGGGGTTACGAACGGGTGATCAGCGGTTCTCCTACTCGGATTTCGGTTAATGAGAAGAGTGAGTTATCGCGGATTCTCCAGGGCGTCCAAGGTCAAGACGATGATATGTGA
- a CDS encoding ATP-binding protein — MLTTSPSLKNFIDRVPLCRPTAMLESLRSIFSQGNCDRVAVVNEQLQPLGLIYLRSLWAGAASGTHNWTQPLSESPIAIEPIRTVSAALSVSEFWQYLQTDEAQTPAQPGLTSGGSKNSPIGVTDASGKFLGMLDSQSLLEYIATLNSSQKAQPTAVKEIQLTPVSQAIATALDAQVRFLEAGLKPSENLNSLVQLLEKLPLPLRLQTPTGQIVSQNAAWRILLGAGPEPVAEPATNLGKRPHKPSHLTSEDKSPKETLKSECRSLVGAGRASGDSVRDSLAARDSTAATSCPLPLYAAASPSTLTAPAWCPIAGKPDTYICECPVQKGQERMWQFVKQPLSDELILVMGQDVTEEHLVAKELAAKNADLIHLNRLKDEFLSCISHELKTPLTAVLGLSSLLKDKLIGELNDRQTRYAKLIHQSGRHLMTIVNDILDLTRMETGQLELIPEQVEIAATCKRAFEQAKQLQQQEEKSPAAPKLTNAPAEPEVGTQIEFTLEIEPGVSYLIADELRLRQMLVNLLSNALKFTEPGGKIGLKVNVWEGWIAFTVWDTGIGIPADKQHLIFQKFQQLESPLTRRFQGTGLGLVLTQRLARLHGGDVSFISSENQGSQFTLLLPPNPAGHSNEETPARTAAEAELFKPKYQTPIGNSRSRLVLIVEAVPKYIEDLTNVLSGLGYQVIIARSGTEALEKARRFSPEVIFLNPLLPLLSGWDVLTLLKSDPDTRSIPAIITATRGEKERASVNLAEGFLSLPVEEPALRKLLANSIARNHAGSPQVRSSLTVLWLSPQNSSSQGSALLLNPTYCRVLEADDLGQAELVARIWRPAAIVLDGTSHLQNPLAFIEQLSRSRNLGSLPLVTLDPVTTQLANQVKGLSVFPCLAAGSSYDDSETSGTRLGASALWQVIQVAAGMSWKPSILFADIATLPDLYRTTSGNPTAELANRDPVTNPEIPAFNSQFATPNFQALIQYVQTAGFRGSIAPCWTEVLQQLQYQSVDLVLLCLRDAPSESPPMLQALSHLRQMAVKLPILVWDYRSAVNSESEAIDFLLQEVSAKILPSSLSAAQLLDKIQHALLTR, encoded by the coding sequence ATGCTAACCACCAGCCCCAGTCTCAAGAATTTTATCGATCGAGTGCCGCTGTGCCGCCCGACGGCGATGCTAGAATCGTTGCGGTCAATATTCAGTCAGGGCAATTGCGATCGAGTAGCAGTAGTCAACGAACAGCTACAGCCCCTAGGGTTAATTTACCTTCGCAGCCTGTGGGCTGGCGCTGCATCTGGTACCCACAACTGGACTCAACCTTTGTCAGAAAGCCCGATCGCGATCGAACCCATCAGAACAGTATCAGCCGCTCTGAGCGTCAGCGAATTCTGGCAGTACCTGCAAACCGACGAAGCACAAACCCCAGCGCAGCCAGGACTTACCTCCGGTGGCTCCAAAAATAGCCCGATCGGTGTGACAGATGCCAGCGGTAAATTTTTAGGAATGCTAGACAGCCAGAGCCTGCTGGAATATATCGCTACACTCAACAGCAGCCAGAAGGCACAGCCAACAGCAGTCAAAGAAATCCAATTAACGCCCGTCTCACAAGCCATAGCCACCGCCCTAGACGCTCAAGTGCGGTTCCTAGAAGCAGGATTGAAGCCCTCGGAAAACCTCAACTCCCTAGTCCAACTCCTAGAAAAACTGCCCCTACCGCTGAGATTGCAAACCCCCACCGGACAAATAGTCAGTCAAAACGCAGCGTGGCGGATTTTGCTCGGAGCAGGCCCAGAACCAGTTGCAGAACCAGCAACAAATTTGGGCAAACGGCCCCACAAACCCAGCCATCTCACCAGCGAAGACAAGAGCCCAAAAGAAACCCTCAAGTCTGAATGCAGGAGCCTAGTAGGAGCAGGTCGAGCCTCGGGCGATTCCGTGCGGGATAGCTTGGCCGCGCGTGATTCAACCGCAGCCACCAGTTGCCCGCTACCCCTGTACGCTGCCGCCTCCCCATCCACCTTAACCGCTCCAGCTTGGTGCCCCATCGCCGGCAAACCAGACACCTACATTTGCGAGTGCCCCGTACAAAAAGGTCAAGAACGGATGTGGCAATTTGTCAAACAGCCACTCTCAGACGAGCTAATTTTAGTCATGGGACAAGATGTCACCGAAGAACATTTAGTCGCCAAAGAACTAGCAGCAAAAAATGCAGACTTAATCCACCTCAACCGACTAAAAGACGAATTTTTATCCTGCATCAGCCACGAACTAAAAACCCCGCTCACCGCAGTCCTAGGTTTGTCCAGCCTGCTCAAAGATAAATTGATCGGAGAACTCAACGATCGCCAAACACGCTACGCCAAACTAATCCATCAAAGCGGGCGGCATTTGATGACTATAGTTAACGACATTTTAGACTTGACCCGCATGGAAACCGGGCAGCTAGAACTAATTCCCGAACAGGTAGAAATAGCAGCCACCTGCAAAAGAGCCTTTGAACAAGCAAAACAACTGCAACAGCAAGAAGAAAAATCCCCTGCCGCGCCGAAGCTAACCAACGCCCCAGCGGAGCCAGAAGTCGGAACCCAAATCGAATTTACACTCGAAATAGAACCGGGAGTGAGTTACTTAATTGCCGACGAATTGCGACTGCGGCAAATGCTGGTCAACCTGCTTTCTAACGCCCTAAAATTCACAGAACCGGGCGGAAAAATCGGCTTAAAAGTAAATGTTTGGGAAGGCTGGATTGCATTCACAGTTTGGGACACGGGCATCGGCATCCCCGCCGACAAACAACACCTGATCTTTCAGAAATTCCAACAGCTAGAAAGCCCCCTCACCCGCCGCTTTCAAGGCACCGGACTGGGACTGGTACTGACTCAACGCCTCGCCCGTCTCCACGGCGGAGACGTTTCGTTTATTTCCTCGGAAAACCAAGGCTCTCAATTTACTCTGCTGCTGCCGCCAAATCCAGCGGGACACAGCAATGAAGAAACCCCGGCACGTACAGCAGCCGAGGCAGAATTATTCAAACCAAAATATCAAACTCCGATCGGCAATTCTCGCTCTCGTTTAGTCTTAATCGTCGAAGCAGTTCCCAAATATATCGAAGATTTAACCAACGTCCTCTCAGGTTTGGGCTACCAAGTAATCATCGCCCGTTCCGGCACCGAAGCCCTAGAAAAAGCTCGCAGGTTCAGTCCCGAAGTGATTTTCCTCAACCCGTTGCTGCCGCTGTTGTCCGGTTGGGACGTGCTGACGCTGCTCAAGAGCGACCCGGATACCCGATCGATTCCAGCGATTATCACAGCCACCAGAGGCGAAAAAGAACGGGCTTCTGTCAACCTCGCCGAAGGCTTTTTGAGTTTGCCAGTCGAAGAACCCGCTTTGCGGAAACTCCTCGCCAACTCGATCGCCCGCAATCATGCTGGTAGCCCCCAAGTAAGAAGTTCTTTAACCGTGTTGTGGCTCAGCCCGCAAAACAGTTCCTCTCAAGGCTCTGCCTTATTGCTAAACCCCACCTACTGCCGGGTTTTAGAAGCAGACGACCTCGGTCAAGCAGAACTTGTCGCGCGAATTTGGCGCCCTGCGGCGATCGTCTTAGACGGTACCAGCCACCTGCAAAACCCCTTAGCTTTTATCGAACAGTTAAGCCGATCGCGCAATTTGGGTTCTCTCCCCTTAGTAACTTTAGACCCTGTAACTACCCAACTGGCAAATCAAGTCAAAGGATTATCAGTATTTCCCTGTTTGGCCGCCGGGAGTTCTTACGACGACAGTGAAACCTCAGGCACCAGATTGGGGGCGTCTGCGTTGTGGCAAGTAATTCAAGTAGCAGCAGGCATGAGTTGGAAGCCCAGCATTTTATTTGCTGACATTGCCACTTTACCTGACTTGTACCGCACAACATCCGGGAATCCGACAGCAGAATTGGCAAATCGCGATCCAGTGACAAATCCCGAGATTCCTGCCTTCAATTCCCAGTTTGCTACCCCCAACTTTCAAGCATTGATTCAGTACGTCCAAACCGCAGGATTTCGAGGGTCGATCGCTCCCTGCTGGACAGAAGTTTTGCAGCAGTTGCAATATCAAAGCGTTGACTTAGTGCTGCTGTGCTTGCGAGATGCCCCCTCAGAATCCCCCCCCATGTTGCAGGCACTCTCCCACCTGCGCCAAATGGCAGTAAAACTGCCGATTTTAGTCTGGGATTATCGCTCTGCTGTAAATTCCGAATCGGAGGCGATCGACTTTTTGCTGCAAGAAGTATCTGCCAAAATTCTGCCTTCTTCCTTGTCCGCCGCACAACTTTTAGACAAAATCCAACACGCTTTATTAACTCGATAA
- a CDS encoding circadian clock protein KaiA produces the protein MLSQLSIGIFVRSEKIASSAIELLNGERYSLTHIKSVADFLGFVKHNYHLDCLVCEVDGDGDGRSVLSKLQERSIFLPAVIFWPVVENGGVEAQLSESLEAAPSIGDASQEQSCTFFYHPAEVQLSIGRLNTIGESIDQAIAQFLKLSTPVPVNDQSATVDATAQLTAQSLLQLQQRRLAEKLRERLGYLGVYYKRNSQIFLRNLSGPEKQKFLDQLKSSYRNIVLDYFSEDSAVNNQIDEFVNLAFFADVPVTQLVEIHMELMDEFAKQLKLEGRSEEILLDYRLTLIDAIAHLCEMYRRSIPK, from the coding sequence TTGCTTTCCCAACTGTCGATCGGTATTTTTGTCCGCTCTGAAAAAATAGCATCATCGGCGATCGAGCTGTTGAACGGCGAACGCTATAGCTTAACGCACATCAAGTCGGTGGCGGATTTTTTGGGATTCGTCAAACACAATTATCACCTAGATTGTTTGGTTTGTGAGGTAGATGGCGATGGCGATGGGCGATCGGTTCTGAGCAAGCTGCAAGAACGATCGATATTTTTGCCTGCGGTAATTTTTTGGCCTGTAGTAGAAAATGGCGGGGTAGAAGCACAACTTTCCGAGAGTTTGGAGGCGGCGCCCAGTATCGGCGATGCAAGTCAAGAGCAAAGTTGTACTTTTTTTTATCACCCTGCGGAGGTGCAACTGTCAATCGGTAGATTGAACACCATAGGTGAAAGTATCGATCAGGCGATCGCGCAGTTTCTCAAACTTTCCACTCCTGTGCCGGTGAATGACCAATCCGCAACAGTAGATGCGACAGCCCAATTGACTGCTCAAAGTTTGCTCCAGCTACAGCAGCGGCGGCTTGCGGAAAAATTACGGGAGCGATTAGGATACTTAGGCGTGTATTATAAAAGAAATTCCCAGATTTTTTTGCGAAATCTGTCGGGACCTGAAAAGCAAAAGTTTTTGGATCAACTCAAGTCAAGTTATCGCAACATCGTTTTGGATTATTTTTCTGAAGATAGTGCGGTCAACAATCAAATAGATGAATTTGTGAATTTGGCTTTTTTTGCTGATGTTCCCGTGACTCAACTTGTAGAAATTCACATGGAATTGATGGACGAATTTGCCAAACAGCTAAAATTAGAAGGGCGCAGCGAGGAAATACTGCTGGACTACCGATTGACTCTGATTGACGCCATCGCTCATCTGTGCGAGATGTACAGGCGATCGATTCCGAAATAA
- a CDS encoding tetratricopeptide repeat protein, translating into MGYYKRSRNPYIFFWGCTVPNRIPLISLVLALGLWTMPEPVVAQALLPYTLQIDSAQFEQTALSLAEEAVQLARLQQYQLAVPRAELATQLAPKNAQTWTLLGSLYLQIEQFDKGIEALGQAQSLSPENASIKFVLGEAHFRKANYEKAAEYLQAGLKIKPDTPGALFDLGNAFYKLKQFDRAIAQYEKAFSLEKNLWPAINNIGLVKYETGDINSAISRWEQAIAIDNKAAEPMLALAVALYTKGDREKGLAMGEAALKLDKRYATVTFLKENLWGDRLIAATQNFLATPQIKAALAKIQDAPPSPQL; encoded by the coding sequence ATGGGTTATTATAAACGATCGAGAAACCCTTATATTTTTTTCTGGGGCTGTACAGTGCCTAATCGCATTCCTTTAATCTCTCTGGTGCTCGCACTCGGTTTGTGGACAATGCCCGAGCCAGTTGTCGCACAGGCACTCTTGCCTTACACCCTGCAAATTGACTCCGCTCAGTTCGAGCAGACAGCCTTGAGCCTTGCAGAAGAAGCCGTCCAGCTAGCCAGACTCCAGCAGTACCAACTCGCCGTCCCCAGAGCGGAACTCGCCACACAGTTAGCCCCCAAGAATGCTCAAACTTGGACTTTGTTAGGCAGCTTGTACCTTCAAATCGAGCAGTTTGACAAAGGGATTGAAGCTTTGGGACAAGCTCAATCTCTATCGCCAGAAAATGCCTCAATTAAGTTTGTCTTGGGAGAAGCTCACTTTCGCAAAGCGAACTACGAGAAAGCAGCCGAATATTTGCAAGCAGGTTTGAAAATAAAACCAGACACTCCAGGTGCATTATTTGATTTGGGCAACGCTTTTTACAAGCTCAAGCAGTTCGATCGCGCGATCGCCCAGTACGAAAAAGCCTTTAGTTTAGAAAAAAACCTCTGGCCCGCTATCAACAATATCGGATTAGTAAAATACGAAACAGGAGATATCAATAGCGCCATCAGCCGCTGGGAACAAGCCATCGCCATCGACAACAAAGCCGCAGAACCAATGCTAGCCCTAGCAGTAGCGCTCTACACCAAAGGCGATCGAGAAAAAGGTTTAGCAATGGGAGAAGCAGCCCTAAAATTAGACAAACGCTATGCCACAGTAACTTTTCTCAAAGAAAACCTCTGGGGCGATCGCTTAATTGCAGCCACCCAAAACTTCCTCGCTACCCCCCAAATTAAAGCAGCACTCGCCAAAATTCAAGACGCCCCACCATCTCCCCAATTGTAA
- the kaiB gene encoding circadian clock protein KaiB: protein MSPLKKTYVLKLYVAGNTPNSVRALKTLKDILEQEFQGVYALKVIDVLKNPQLAEEDKILATPTLAKILPPPVRKIIGDLSDREKVLIGLDLLYEELREEDLNS from the coding sequence ATGAGTCCTCTAAAGAAAACCTACGTTCTCAAGCTGTACGTTGCGGGGAATACTCCCAACTCAGTACGAGCTTTGAAAACCCTCAAAGACATCCTCGAACAAGAATTTCAAGGAGTCTACGCCCTGAAAGTCATAGACGTTCTCAAAAATCCTCAGCTAGCAGAAGAGGACAAAATTCTAGCAACCCCAACGCTGGCGAAAATCCTGCCGCCCCCGGTGCGAAAAATTATTGGCGATTTGTCCGATCGCGAGAAAGTTCTGATAGGATTAGATTTGCTATATGAAGAACTTCGCGAAGAAGACCTCAATTCATAA
- a CDS encoding glutathione S-transferase family protein → MTSTEPIAPLSWTEIEALTNFQIDTVNGPTNSQARLRLFGHPESDVRVTLYRDHHAWCPYCQKIWLWLEEKQIPYRIEKVTMFCYGEKESWYKRKVPSGMLPAIELDGRIITESDDILIALEQVFGPLSLGMKNPQVLPLRQLERMLFSAWCTWLCRVSTGGADQRNRNQFTSVVAQVEAALSRTPGPYFLDEFGTADVIFTPYVERMNASLYYYKGYSLREENPRFADWFAGMESRPTYRGTQSDFHTHVHDLPPQMGGCYENGEPQMLLNKARVDCGPWALLPDVMYPEPETSRAEALQRVIKHRQNIIRVNPADDNLFDEALRCALTLMMTNQVCTPPPGSDAALRYLRDRVNVPRDMSIYAAKRLREALEETAALAGDGQGTPILAKHRRDQDPANFV, encoded by the coding sequence ATGACATCCACCGAACCGATCGCCCCCTTAAGCTGGACAGAAATAGAGGCACTCACAAACTTTCAAATCGATACCGTCAACGGCCCCACCAACTCTCAAGCCCGCTTGCGCCTCTTCGGACACCCGGAATCCGATGTCAGAGTCACGCTGTACCGCGATCATCATGCGTGGTGTCCCTATTGTCAGAAAATCTGGCTGTGGTTGGAAGAAAAACAAATCCCCTATCGCATTGAAAAAGTTACCATGTTCTGCTATGGGGAAAAAGAAAGTTGGTACAAGCGTAAAGTGCCGTCGGGAATGTTACCCGCGATCGAGCTAGACGGCCGCATCATCACCGAAAGCGACGACATTTTAATCGCCCTAGAACAAGTCTTCGGCCCCTTGAGTTTGGGAATGAAAAACCCCCAAGTCCTTCCCCTCCGACAGCTAGAGCGAATGTTGTTTAGTGCTTGGTGCACTTGGCTGTGCCGCGTCAGTACAGGCGGAGCAGATCAGCGCAACCGCAACCAATTCACCAGCGTTGTCGCCCAAGTCGAAGCAGCACTCTCGCGCACGCCCGGCCCTTATTTCCTCGATGAATTTGGCACTGCGGATGTGATCTTTACACCCTACGTCGAACGGATGAATGCGAGTCTTTACTACTACAAAGGCTACTCGCTGCGGGAAGAAAACCCGCGCTTTGCTGACTGGTTTGCAGGGATGGAAAGTCGCCCCACCTATCGCGGCACTCAAAGCGACTTCCACACCCACGTCCACGATTTACCGCCTCAGATGGGCGGCTGCTATGAAAACGGCGAACCTCAGATGCTGCTCAACAAAGCCCGGGTGGATTGTGGGCCTTGGGCGCTGTTACCAGATGTGATGTATCCAGAACCTGAAACCTCTCGCGCTGAAGCACTCCAGCGCGTCATCAAACACCGCCAAAACATCATTCGAGTCAACCCTGCTGATGACAATTTATTCGATGAAGCCCTGCGCTGTGCTTTAACTTTGATGATGACGAATCAAGTTTGTACTCCACCCCCTGGCTCTGATGCGGCCCTGCGGTATTTGCGCGATCGGGTAAATGTGCCCAGAGATATGTCTATTTACGCGGCCAAGCGCTTGAGGGAAGCTTTGGAGGAAACGGCGGCTTTAGCGGGTGACGGCCAAGGTACTCCGATTCTCGCGAAGCACCGGCGAGATCAAGATCCGGCTAATTTTGTGTAG
- a CDS encoding ribbon-helix-helix domain-containing protein codes for MKVSISLPDELVRYIDERVENRSRLVEVLLQAWRKQQEQQAMVEACLLLDELSDELTDEEPAWQQAAITDWEASGL; via the coding sequence ATGAAAGTATCTATCTCTTTGCCAGATGAGCTAGTGCGTTACATTGACGAGCGTGTAGAAAATCGCAGTCGGCTAGTTGAGGTTTTATTGCAAGCATGGCGCAAACAACAAGAACAGCAGGCAATGGTAGAAGCCTGTTTATTGCTGGATGAACTAAGTGATGAATTAACCGATGAGGAGCCAGCATGGCAGCAAGCAGCGATTACCGACTGGGAAGCATCTGGCTTGTAA